The Paenibacillus uliginis N3/975 genome has a window encoding:
- a CDS encoding HAMP domain-containing sensor histidine kinase, with product MREFFKKRLSLAITLVMFVFGVMVSTFVLIGGSVVLLQHIGIISLSGHPAQDPRGGNPLFPLFILFGLCILLGTALTAFLSKKALNPIRKVIDATHKVAGGDFSVKVDIKGIGELEELSQSFNKMTQELSSTETLRSDFVNNFSHEFKTPIVSLRGFAKLLKENNLTDEERREYLDIIITESERLAALSTNVLTLSKYENLEIIADKAPFRLDEQIRKSIVLMEPKWSAKEITVNVDLDKVIYSGNEDLTQQLWLNLIDNAIKFSYQGGLINITLAYENDEIRFVIEDNGSGMDDQTKAHIFDKFYQGDTSHSKTGYGLGLPLVKRIVELCGGDVGVQSEPDKGSIFTVVLTCLK from the coding sequence ATGAGAGAATTTTTTAAGAAGAGATTGAGTCTTGCCATAACATTGGTGATGTTTGTGTTCGGTGTTATGGTGTCAACATTTGTGCTGATTGGAGGAAGTGTCGTCCTATTACAGCATATTGGCATTATTTCTCTTTCCGGTCATCCTGCACAGGATCCGAGAGGTGGAAATCCTCTATTCCCGTTATTTATACTCTTTGGTCTCTGCATTTTGCTTGGAACTGCACTTACGGCCTTTCTCAGCAAAAAAGCGCTGAATCCAATCCGCAAGGTAATTGATGCCACACATAAGGTGGCCGGAGGAGACTTTAGCGTTAAGGTAGATATAAAAGGCATCGGTGAATTGGAAGAATTATCTCAGAGCTTTAATAAAATGACACAAGAACTTTCGAGCACTGAAACACTGAGAAGCGATTTTGTCAACAACTTTTCCCATGAATTTAAAACACCTATCGTATCTCTACGTGGTTTTGCAAAGCTTCTCAAGGAAAATAATCTTACAGACGAAGAACGACGGGAGTATCTAGACATTATCATAACGGAATCAGAGCGTTTAGCTGCACTTTCCACCAATGTTCTTACACTGTCAAAATACGAGAACCTTGAAATTATTGCGGATAAAGCCCCGTTCAGGCTGGATGAACAAATTAGAAAGTCAATCGTATTAATGGAGCCCAAATGGTCTGCAAAAGAGATTACCGTAAATGTGGACTTAGATAAGGTGATTTATAGCGGAAATGAAGATTTGACACAGCAGTTATGGCTTAACCTTATAGATAACGCCATTAAATTTTCCTATCAGGGTGGCTTAATAAATATTACCCTTGCATATGAAAATGACGAGATTCGGTTTGTTATTGAGGATAACGGATCTGGCATGGACGATCAGACTAAAGCTCATATTTTCGATAAATTTTATCAGGGCGATACTTCTCATTCCAAAACAGGATATGGACTTGGACTTCCACTTGTAAAACGCATAGTGGAACTTTGCGGTGGTGACGTTGGGGTGCAAAGTGAGCCGGATAAAGGCAGCATATTTACTGTTGTATTGACGTGTTTAAAGTAA
- a CDS encoding ATP-binding cassette domain-containing protein: MLKLKLEKIKKTYNSGEVVTALKGISLGFRENELVSILGPSGCGKTTLLNIIGGLDQYDSGDLIINGLSTKEYKNSDWDAYRNRSIGFVFQSYNLIGHQTVLQNVEIAMTLSGVSTSERRRRAKQALIEVGLADHLNKKPNQLSGGQMQRVAIARALVNDPDIILADEPTGALDSHTSIQVMDILKEVAKTRLVIMVTHNGELAEEYSDRIIRFLDGEVQSDSNPIVEAETGKASVQTPKKQKFKKTSMSLLTATVLSFKNLLTKRGRTLITAFAGSIGIIGVALVLALSNGLSTYMSSMQSDTLSSFPITIGTGEQTVDLTERGPGGLEGNNDAAGYTEYPNDNVMYSYDSEKNSTKHSNIITEDYLNYIGKLETDLPNAVNNISYMHGVNINLLAKGKDTAVKFETTSAPSGMGMMMGGNSTYLQELPENNDFILSQYDLIGEGSRMPTGKNEVVLVVDKYNRIDKAFFEKLGITENTENYKLTDFIDKTILKVIPNDDYYTRNGDLFTAAAPTDYEKLYDSDTGTKLTITGILRSKKDVSSSYLSPGIAYTTALTAAVVEDAQKSEIATTQKDSDKNVLLGAPLDNKAKDNALIMLGADSTPTGINIYPKDYESKDKIKEYLDKYNDGKSNDDQLIYSDMAEMISSITGTLLNTVTYVLSGFAAISLLVSTIMIGIITYVSVIERTKEIGILRSVGARKKDISRVFNAETLIIGFTAGMIGVGLSYLLEIPINTIISNLAGISGVASLSPLHAAALVAGSMILTLIAGFIPSRMAAKKDPVVALRSE, translated from the coding sequence ATGCTGAAACTCAAACTGGAGAAAATTAAAAAAACATATAATAGCGGCGAAGTCGTTACTGCTTTAAAAGGTATATCACTTGGATTTCGAGAAAATGAACTTGTTTCCATACTCGGTCCGTCGGGCTGTGGTAAAACCACACTTCTTAATATTATTGGCGGTTTAGACCAGTATGATAGTGGCGATTTAATAATAAACGGTTTGTCCACAAAAGAATATAAGAACAGTGACTGGGATGCTTACCGTAACCGTTCTATAGGCTTTGTATTTCAAAGCTATAATCTAATCGGACATCAAACGGTATTGCAGAACGTTGAAATCGCTATGACTTTATCTGGCGTATCAACTTCCGAAAGAAGACGCCGGGCGAAGCAGGCACTAATAGAAGTCGGGCTTGCCGACCATTTGAACAAGAAACCAAATCAATTGTCTGGCGGTCAAATGCAGCGTGTTGCCATAGCAAGGGCGCTCGTGAACGACCCCGATATTATCCTTGCGGATGAGCCGACTGGGGCACTTGACAGTCATACCAGTATTCAAGTCATGGATATATTAAAGGAAGTGGCCAAAACACGTCTTGTCATCATGGTCACCCATAACGGTGAACTGGCAGAGGAATATTCAGACAGAATTATCCGTTTTTTAGACGGTGAAGTTCAGTCGGACAGTAATCCAATTGTGGAAGCTGAAACAGGAAAAGCATCCGTACAAACACCAAAAAAACAGAAGTTCAAGAAAACCTCCATGTCACTGTTAACAGCAACGGTGCTTTCCTTTAAAAATCTACTGACAAAACGAGGCAGAACGCTTATTACAGCATTTGCAGGAAGCATTGGCATTATCGGTGTTGCGCTTGTGTTGGCTCTTTCAAACGGACTGTCTACCTATATGAGCAGTATGCAGTCCGATACACTCAGCAGCTTTCCCATCACCATCGGCACAGGCGAGCAAACCGTAGATTTGACCGAACGTGGTCCTGGTGGTCTTGAAGGAAATAATGATGCTGCAGGATATACAGAATATCCGAATGATAACGTTATGTACTCCTATGACAGTGAGAAAAACAGTACAAAGCATAGCAATATCATTACCGAAGACTATCTTAATTATATCGGAAAACTTGAAACTGATTTACCTAATGCAGTCAACAACATTTCCTATATGCACGGAGTAAACATCAATTTGTTGGCAAAAGGAAAAGACACAGCCGTAAAGTTTGAAACAACTTCAGCTCCAAGCGGTATGGGAATGATGATGGGTGGCAATAGCACCTACTTGCAGGAACTTCCTGAAAATAATGACTTTATTTTATCTCAATATGATTTAATTGGTGAAGGAAGCAGGATGCCTACAGGAAAAAACGAAGTCGTTTTAGTTGTTGATAAATATAATCGCATTGACAAAGCATTTTTTGAAAAACTTGGTATTACTGAGAATACCGAAAATTATAAGCTGACCGATTTTATTGACAAAACAATTTTAAAAGTAATACCGAATGATGATTACTATACTAGGAATGGAGATTTATTCACTGCGGCTGCGCCTACAGATTATGAAAAACTGTATGACAGTGATACTGGAACAAAACTCACGATTACCGGCATTCTGCGTTCCAAAAAAGATGTGTCAAGCAGCTATTTGTCACCGGGTATTGCATATACTACGGCTCTCACCGCAGCTGTAGTTGAAGATGCGCAAAAGAGCGAAATTGCAACCACCCAAAAAGATTCGGATAAGAATGTTTTGCTTGGCGCTCCTTTAGACAATAAGGCGAAGGACAATGCATTGATAATGCTTGGAGCTGATTCCACTCCAACGGGTATCAATATTTATCCAAAAGATTACGAAAGCAAAGACAAGATAAAAGAATACCTTGATAAATACAATGATGGTAAATCAAACGATGATCAACTGATTTATTCTGATATGGCGGAAATGATTTCTTCCATAACAGGAACACTACTTAATACCGTAACTTATGTTTTGAGCGGATTTGCCGCTATTTCTCTCTTGGTTTCCACAATTATGATCGGTATCATAACGTATGTTTCGGTAATTGAGCGCACCAAAGAAATCGGCATCCTTCGCAGTGTGGGTGCACGTAAAAAAGACATTTCAAGGGTATTTAATGCGGAAACGCTGATTATAGGATTCACGGCAGGAATGATTGGGGTAGGTCTTTCATATCTGCTTGAAATACCGATCAATACCATTATATCTAATCTAGCAGGAATATCTGGAGTTGCAAGTCTTAGCCCACTTCATGCAGCAGCGCTGGTTGCCGGAAGTATGATACTCACCTTAATTGCTGGATTTATTCCATCAAGAATGGCTGCAAAGAAAGACCCAGTTGTTG
- a CDS encoding response regulator transcription factor translates to MLKILVVEDDTNTRKLMCAVLKQNGFETYWAEDGIIALNLMEQQHFDLVVLDLMMPNMDGYELTRQLRLSWENLPILMVTAKQEPKDKRKGFLVGTDDYMTKPVDEEEMVLRIKALLRRAKIASEHKLTVDKVVLDYDALTVSREDKVITLPQKEFYLLYKLLSYPNMIFTRLQLMDEIWGMESETDDHTLNVHINRLRDRFRDWPEFDIVTVRGLGYKAVKKT, encoded by the coding sequence ATGCTTAAAATACTAGTTGTAGAAGATGATACTAATACCAGAAAGTTAATGTGTGCCGTTTTAAAACAGAACGGTTTTGAAACATACTGGGCGGAGGACGGCATCATCGCACTTAATTTAATGGAACAGCAGCACTTTGATTTAGTGGTGCTTGATTTAATGATGCCGAATATGGATGGCTATGAATTAACACGGCAACTCCGGCTTTCTTGGGAGAATCTGCCTATCTTGATGGTTACAGCTAAGCAGGAACCAAAGGACAAAAGGAAGGGTTTTCTTGTTGGTACGGATGATTATATGACAAAACCTGTAGATGAGGAGGAGATGGTACTTCGTATTAAGGCACTTCTTCGCAGAGCAAAGATTGCCAGTGAACATAAGCTGACAGTCGACAAGGTTGTACTTGATTATGATGCTCTCACTGTATCCCGTGAAGATAAGGTTATTACACTACCGCAAAAAGAGTTTTACCTATTATATAAGCTGCTTTCTTATCCGAATATGATTTTTACCCGTCTTCAACTTATGGATGAGATTTGGGGAATGGAATCCGAAACCGATGACCACACACTTAATGTTCATATAAACCGCTTGAGGGACAGATTTCGAGATTGGCCAGAGTTTGATATTGTTACAGTTCGGGGTCTTGGCTATAAGGCGGTGAAAAAAACATGA